Genomic segment of Danio aesculapii chromosome 25, fDanAes4.1, whole genome shotgun sequence:
GATGAAGAGACAACTTTGCAAACGGTGGTAACAGATTTGAAAGCGGAGATGATCGTGCCGAGAGAAAAATGTGAAGACATGGAGGGAAGTATGAGAAGATGCAACATTAGGATACTGGGTGTAGCTGAGACAGATGGATCAAGAAAATCCTGTCATCTTTTGTTCGTCCTCATGTTATTCCAAAGCCATAAGAAATGTGTTcatcttttgaacacaaataaagccATTATAAATCTGAGAGAGTCCTTTAAAAGTCACACTTCAAAACATTCATAAGGACATCATTAAAGGAACATTCTGCATCAGGATTTTGGATAAACAGTCTTTTAACGGAAGGACAGAAATCTCAGATATgtgattaaatatatatgttgtgaaaaggaacaatAGTCTTACACCATTTCCTTACTACACACGCCGTGGTGACACAACATGTGATAAAAGGTACCTTTTTCAggtcaaaacatgttttttttttctcaagcatCTGCGACAAGTGCAATTTCTATTTCAGAAAAGGCTTCTATCCGCTTGTTAAATGTGACGTCACActaagcggcttccgggtccaagctccATAATCAAACTGTATTGGGAGGCTCATCAAATtctatatcaatatatatcacTGTAGATTTTTTCAGTAATggtgatatgatttttaaacccatttccggttttcgatataaatttgcatttatatatatatatatatatatatatatatatatatatatatatatatatatatatatatatatatatatatatactgtatatatccatgcctagtATCAGACGGACAAAAACTGATTCATCTTttagaaattgttaaaatattggtgtcagCAGCAAGTCCAgtgactgttgtgtacaccatgattttatataaaattcactttaatgtgtgacatGACTAAAATGtgtacataaacaaatattttctcaatcgAAATGAAGAGCAGCTTAGACCCGGAAACAGTTTTTCATAGTTCACCGATACATGTCACGACTTATCAAGCGGATCTCCGCAGCATCGCAACATTACAACAGCATAAACTAGGACTGGGTGATTTGgcataaaatctaaatttaatttaacatttcaaCTCAATtgcgattaatgaacgattcttctatttatttattttttgccctctcCGCTCCAACCACACTCGTCgatgctaccaagccgaccaatcacaaaacAAAGCTTGCAATATGCGTCATCGCAacgtgtagttatattttttgagaggtcagTGTCGGCATCAATCACGCCGAGGGTTATGCGACCGCGTGAAGGCTGTGCCAGACCATACACTGTGCTCGACGCAGAAGTGTAAACAAAGCgtggtcacatgactccacacgcgGTAGGGACAGTAATTTTGAAAAATTGGCCTGataaaattagattgattataggttctgaaagCTTAAACTTAATTGTCAgttctgcttggcacagaaaTGAAATTTGACTTTAACACTGGATTTAAGATAACAATTGCATAAATTGCATACAACAATCACACAATAACAacactcatcaagacaacaacataagttaaaaatttaaaaaccaaaTTAGCCCCATGCATTTTACTGCACAACATTCTTGACAACCACCCCATTCACTTCAAACAGTGATCCGATTAAAGACAACAACTGCAATTGGGATAAATTACTTTTTATGAGCATTTCTTCGGGCTTTATGAATTCTAAACCTGCGACCTGATGGTAACACTTCAAAAGCTAAGTGAGGGGGATGTGTATGGCCTTTAAAAAAAACGAAATTGCTATTTTTTCCATAAAGGAGTTAAATAGAATCTGCAGCGAATGTTGTTTGTGACCAGTTATCTTATTTGCCTGATTGATAATTTGCGATTATTTCTTCTTCTGTGtaagtgttgtgttaccaaaccatgaaacaatattatatgtgagaaCACTCTCTATCAATGATCtgtatgccatgtttaaagtctgtgtactaacattaaaacttCTTAACTGTGGAGGCAGACTGAGGCGATGACTTGCCTTCTTATAAACAGCCTCTACATTACTATTAAAGTTCAGTTTATTGTCGATAATTGTGCCTAAATGCTTAAAATTTGAGACCTGCTCTACTATTTTTCCATTTATGATGACTGGTTCATAaagtcgatttcgattaatcgcccagccctagcatAAACTTCAAAGACAATTAtaacctcaggtacagattatgggctatattcagtgttaaatgctaccaatgtgagatTGGACACCATTTAAGTGATATTTTTTGCCTTACTATTGAAAGCAGCTGCAGATAGTTCATTTAAGAAACTCAGTGATAAACCagcaacatcagtcactcagctcatgaacttttaataatattaaattggtttaatatgtattaattagataatAACCCTTACCATTTGTTGGGAGTGCTGTGGCTGACATTCAAATGTATCTGTTGTTCGCATCGATTTTGGTGCAGgcagccaaattgcttgtcgctggaatcATTGCATGTAGTTAGGACACAGTGCTATGGGTTAGGAACTACATTATGGCATGCATATAATtgacaaaaatgttcattttgatatAAACTAATTGTTTACAGTaggaaaaaaacaccaaaaaccaaacaaaataaaagtacaatcttgaaaaaaaaaaactgataacgTTCAAGACGTTCAAGGGATCCTGCTAAGCTCTACTACTTTACAGGTCACTTATCACAGCCGATATGCATTATAGCTGCATTACCCCTGATTGAAATGAAATTATCATTTTGAAGTTCAACTTAATTACAATCAATGACGAAGGGGGAAAGGGGGGGGTGGGCAGTGATTGCAGTGACATTAAGATATAATGAAGAATGGCGTGATGATCGTCAGAAACTCTGAGCTGTCGCTGTGTCATTCATCACAAACATGCCCCAGGGAGAGCCGTCTTCAGGTGGCACAACATTAGTCGGGACAGAAACAGGTGCTACACTAGAGTCTAATTACTCTCCTCTATCAATAATACAGCGCAAATCCTTGCATGGCTTCGGGCATCAGCTGTTCTGCTGGCCCACCTCCTCCTCATCCCTATGGACTGCTACTATTTCTGCAGGAGGAAGACTGTGTACAACTGCGTAGCTCACACAGTACAACATGGTGCTAGCAGCATCAAGATTATGGGCTTGGTTCCCAGGGATTGCATGAACCGCTGATATGAACAATTTCAATGCAATGTAGGCTCTTTTGGATAAAAGGGTCTGCAAATGTGGAAATGTACAATTTCCACATTTGCAGAACACCCAGATTTGTAGTATTCAGCATGTGGAAAAATCAAACATAACACAATGCAGTGCCTTTGAACTTACCTTCCATTTACGGTTGGATAAAAACACATTGTTTTGGAAATTAAGCTTTAAACATACCATCATTCTACAATTTATATTGAGTGGTGCGATTAGTAATGTCTGATTTGTGAACAATTGTTCTTCGAagattgtataaaaataatactaataaatatcaCCAAATGATGCTAAATGCTGCTAAACCAAGAGGCTATGGTATTTAGCTGTAAATTGACATTAGTCAATAGCATGCACAGACTATGTAACGCCACCAGAAATTGTCACTTCAGTGTTTTTCAGGAATGTGTAATGCATTACTACTGTACAGCTCACTTTTCAGACGTTTCCtgaccagtgttgggcaagctacttgaaaaaagtagtgagctaagctattagctacgctacttaaaatgtagcttaataacactaaaagctaccctctgggaaatgtagcaagctaaggtaaaagctacttggcaaaagtagcttaactatatctaagctatttttgcaattttcatttttaaatcgaagcaacttaaatccaagtcaatcatatgtTAGTGATCGATAAAACtatcaatgaaacatatgaggcagaattgttcagcattatttactgcaaataatatgctgtactaaacagaaacaactCTTCaataatgaattacactacataatgtagtatcctGAATAAccatcatgaactaatagtaattaccatagtataatttagcctttactacagtaaacatgtaCATATATTTAATCACAAGGACTCCTGCTTTACCTCAGTCATCTTTCTATCAAGCTAATTTCTTGTgttgagaggtggcagtaacgcaccaaaaagtttgtatTTGACCACCGAAAAACAAGAAGAAATCTTCATTcccgccatcatatggatttattttatacacactggcctcacagctctctaaatgtcggtgccgtcacttattgatctgcgatcggtaaatgtacagtagcttgtgtggacgctacttcactaataaaatagcttcgctacagaaaagctatttgatttttAAAGTAGCAACACTACCGACACGCTACGGAGAAATGTAGTAAAGTATCTGTAGCTACTGTATACTGTACTGTAACTGTAAAGTATAAgtagctactgcccaacactgtctCTGACCAACACATAATCAAACACTCAGCGGGAAATTAACACTAACAAACATTGTATATGTCCATAACATCTGTTGCTAGTCTGCTTCTTGAAACTAGGACAGAAAGGCTAACCTCCCACAGCTCTTACCAGCTAGCCTACATTACACTTACCATCTCAAAACTTCAGTCCCATCCAAGTCAAGACACCACTGTAAAACCTCTAGTTCTCCTTGACCCGCTCCAAGCAAGATTCAAATCAGCAATTTTGGTGCAAGATTATATTTCTAGATGTTCGCAGACACACGTAACTTGGAATGGGGAAAATGTATCACGATGACAAAACCTGAATATTTGCAAACCATACTTCTGCTTTAGTGTGTAGGGCTGCCCAATACACTGAACAATTATTGTTACTGTGATAAAAGTATATGTGATATCGTGATAAATTACATTATACTTTGTGCAGACATaggttgtttatttaaatttgtccAATCAGGTGGATCTGGTTATGCGATTGGCTAGACCTACCCGAAGGTAAACCCAGTGCCTCAGAGCATATTAGGAAAACAACGACAACAATAATGTGAATTTCTGCTCAGGTTTTCAGGCATTCACAGTGTTTAAAAGTCTAAGGCCCTGTCCACCTGAACACAGGTATTTTCAAACCTGTAGTTTTTCTACATGGTTTGGCTGTTTGTCCTCATGGAAACGCAGTATCAGGTGACAGAGGCCCTGTCCACGCAAACACaggtatttttttaaaaccacaaacTTTTTCTACTTTGTTTCGCTGTTTGTCTACACGAAAACAGAGTATCGGGTGAATGAAACTGAAACTTCCTGAAATCTttggccagggtgaagattttccaaaaTTGTGTGCACAGTGTGGTCATGTTTTTGCCTCCTGATGTCAGCATGCGcagttttctcctttctgattggccaatatgggtgggttcacaccaaacacggAAGACGTAAATTTTGCACATTCACAACAAATGTATCGCATATTCAGCATTGTTCAACTGTTGGACAGTATTCCACCTCTGTTctcatgtttgcattgacttgtatgcaatttACTTGTGAAAATACTTAATTCCACTTGGTGTGTACCCATCATTAACGTGTCATTATCGCCGCCTGTTGGTTTGGGGTGCCCTTATCATGCATCACAGTGCGTTTTGGCATTTTCATGTggatagagatttttttttcctgaacgAAAGAAGGAAAAACTCCAGAGACCGTGTGGACATGGCCTGAAAccgaaactttctgaaaactcctgCCAGGGTGAATATTTTCTGAAACTCCAAGTAAAGTGTGGCCATGTGGACACTACATCCGGTTTTTGCATTATGACGTCATGCAATGTGCATGCAGTTTGCTCCTTTCTAATTGGCCAAcactgctgtgttcacaccagacacgatTATGGCAAATTCTGCATGTTTACAAAAAATGTGTTGCATATTacacattagattagattcaatttattgtcatcacacatgtacaagtacaaggcaacaaaatgcaggaCAGTAATCTGCCTGCACTCACATTTGCGTTGACTTGCATGCAATgtaataggggtgtcaaaattaattgtttcttcggtgcactgcgatgcagacgcagacaaatcagtatcggttcagtaataatcacaaccggttattatgtactgacgtcatttatctcatatgcgctatgtcgccgtagcttactgtggcgagggaggtgagcgcAAGTATGTACAACACTTTAACTCCTTAAAACCACAGCGGTAGGGCCAATCAAAGCCCTTTCtgttgatatttaattcatcttgccTCTATCTAaagactcttcagtcttttgaatctatcaggtaacgagtcacagcatcagtacactccttcaatctttcactttcacgcttgtatttaagaattttaacgaaaacctcagatactgttggttgattgtgcaccttttttaccaaccaagtttgtcgacgctattataatgacacagatcccTCTGCCTATTCATGTCCCGCGGGAATAGTGATCGACatgtggtaatttgtgtgtattttatctttatttatttatgatttggttttgGGTAAAACAatgaccatgcgggtcaggtagttgaaactgtaagctacaaataattaattcgtaatgaattaattaattattcattaataattaattcactgctgtCTATGACGATGATGCCATAGTCCATtccgatgtttcacattagacatcgtacgatgcccaACCCTAATATAGTGAGAAATATCattatcgcaatactcaacaacaatataGCGTACTTTTCCCagtatcgcacagccctattgtCTGTTGCATAAATAATACTTGTACAAACTAAATCCTAAGGTAAAACAGCATATCTTTATCATTACAATGCAAACATTGTAGATCTGTTGTGTTGTGCCTTGCATTTCACTCTCAGTTTCCTATCGTCTGTCTCTTTTAATGACAGAGCTGGAAAACGGCAACGTTCGTTTGCCAACGCCGTATGCAAATCCACTCCAGAACTCAACAGGTTTGTTCTGCGGCGAGTGTAAGTGTGAACACCGGCATGTAAGTGCGCTTGAGCAGGAGAATAAAGCGCTCTGAGACACCGGAGGAATCCTTTATTTTGCGTTGCGCCTCAGGGGATTCGCTGAGCCTCCTCTTCATGGCCCTGCTCTTCAGACACAGGTGCTCCGCTGTTTGTGTTTTTCACTGTTCTTCAGGCACTCGTGGTTACGGGTCTTTGTTTTGtgctctctcgcacacacacacacacacacacacacacacacacacacacacacacacacacacacacacacatctctcggccttcaaaacaaacacacaactgcACGAGCCCCCCGAATCACAAAAACATTATGCTAATGAGGCAGGCACAGCTGTTcccttcttctctctctctttctctcgttcTTTCAACAACAGTCGCCTAATTTCTCTCGTTCCTTTAAAGAGCCGCCAAGCAGAAACAGTTAATGCAAATATAAGCCTGCGGGAAATAAGGAGTATTTTTACAAATCCGAGCTTCCCCTCCTGCCAAAATGTGATGTGTGACTCACGCATTCGATATTTGGTGTAATGAGAGTGAATCATTCTGCTCCTCACCGAACCCGATGCCACAGACCACTCAGATGCACACAGAGGAGACTATTTTAACAGCACATTACATCCAGACTGTCACAGATGCATTACCAAGAGTGTGATTTTGGTGTTGAATGCAGGTCGTAAAGGAAAAGAGCTGAAAAATCTGTTGCGATTGCATCTGTGCTAAATACAAACGACAAACAAATGGGAACAATCTGTGAAATGTGATACAATCACAGCTAATTAAAAGATAATTACAGTTAAATTTTGTTTTAACTAATATGCTTTGTAAAACTAATCTgtcttaaatgtatatttatgattATAGTTTTAGCTAGCCtcttagccggcagctagctctcttcaAATCCCACTGAAGGTAAGCAGAGTTGCACCCGTCAgaacctgaatgggagaccacatgggaaagctaagttgctgcCAGATGTGGTGTAAGTGAAAGGGGCGCTTAACCTGTGGTCAGTGTGTAGTGATGGGGACTGTATACCGCTCAGTGAGCATCGTCTTTCacatgagatgttaaactgaggtcccgactctctgttgATGTTAAAAATCTgcctatggccaatttagcttattcaattcaccaatagcgcatgtctttggaatgtgggggaatgcgaagcacccggaggaaacccacgtgaacatgtggagaacatgccaactccacacagaaatgtcaactggcccagccggggctcgaaccagcagtcttcttgctctgaggcaatcgtgctacccactgcgccaccctgacatgctctctatattgtttattacgctactttgaatatttggtctcaAATCGCaagtaaatatgacttcaaaacagcatTAGCTCTACTTAATCGCctgtaaacagtgttgtactttgatagtcattggctgctaatatgatttcacaatttagaatttgcaaagaatacttttctgaaaatacactcaccggccactttattaggtatgcctgtccaactgctcattaatgtaaatttcttatcagccaattacatgaaagcaactcaatgcatttaggcatgtagacatggtcaagacgatctgagtctcagcctacctgagtattgttgctgaccatgtccatccctttatgaccacagtatacccatcttctgatggctacttccagcaggataacgcgccatgtcataaagcacgaatcatctcagagtggtttcttgaacatgacaatgagttcactgcatacaaatgacctccacagtcaccaaacctcaatccaatagagtgcctttgggatgtggtggaacaggagatttgcatcatggatgtgcagccgacaaatctgcagcaactgtgtgatgctatcatgtcaatatggaccaaaatctctgaggaatatttccagtaacttgttgaatctatgcaaaaGGAAGGGAATCTATGCTAAGGCAAAAgaaggtccaacccagtactagtaaggtgtacataatacAGTGGCCGGCGAGTGAATATTATCAAGGATATCTagattcaaattaaaaaaattcaaataaaaaaaaaaacatatttacaccaatatttttaaaaaagccctTTATGTCATCaagaatgcatttttaaaattttaattacagTCGAAACAGCAATATCGGGATatattatttccattttaaatagctatattatattttcaatttattttacaatgttatttctttaatggcaaagctgaattgtATTCAGTCTGGATTTTAATgtcacatgatgcttcagaaaATATTAACACACTGTTAAAGATGTTTAGATTATTATGAATTTGGATAATTTTTTGTATATAATCCTATAGGCTACTACACAAAAGTATTACTTTGGAAATATATacgtatacacacaaatacatatgcatacatgtgTGATTTTCTTATAAGTTTTAGACAGTGTTGGCCATTTGGAAGAATCTGGAAACATTCATAATGACTAAAACTGCATAGCAGATCTAATATCTATGAGTATTGCTGATCAGTAgcacaaaacaaaaactccatattaataaacagccaatgatGCAGTGAGTTTGTGCTTGTTTTCATTCAAACTCGTGTGATTGTGCTCAAACACCTGTTGTGAGCAGCAGTTACAGACAGTAAACCTCAAGATGAGCCAGTCAGCCTTCACAAACACTCAGCCTCTGGCTCTGTCACTAAACCATTCGCTTTAATATCTCAAATAAAAATTACCAGCACCAAAGCAGCTTTCAGATTTCGGAGTACACTGACCAAGAGGTAAGAAGTACATTACTAGGAAGACTATTGTAAGACTAGATATGTCATATTTGGAAACGTACGTTATTTTTTTCTGACATATAGAGTAAGAGGAACTTATCATGAAATACGATTTGCataatgtaaaattatatatgttaaaatatacGCTACAATACGTAACGTAGCCTACATATACTGTGTTAATATAGTGCTGAGTTACTCGTGTTGACAGTTAGTTCTTGCTTATTTGTTTAATAATGCGTCTCTTGCATATTTGATTACCTTCAGGcgaatttaaaacataaaaatgtagaAACGCTAGTAAAATATAGAAGAAAATAAGAGAATACAAGCGTTCGGAGCACGAAGAAAAGTACCTCAGACATAGCCTACCGTTTAAACGCAGACGCCGCTCTCGCACTGAATGCTGGGTATTGTAGTCCTTATATTGTATGCTTAATGCACGTTTCAATAGGAAACTAGAGTTGGGAAAACTACAATTTCCTGTGGGAATGTTTCTATGTTTTCGGGGAAACAGCAAAAGGGAGATATGGTTCcgcgattttgttttcttaccttgagtaaaaaataaaccaaaactgcACACTTCACTTACTGTTATGCTAATTTGAAGCACTagtacctttatttgtatagcgcttatattCTTATATTCACTATATTCACTAGTATTCTTTTGTAGAATGATTACCATTTGTACACCACAGATATACTTCAAATACTTTGGTTAAACTATGGTTAGTGTAGCAAGTTATCTTTAAGTTTAAGTTTTATTTGTGGTAAAGCCATGGTTGATTTTTATacgaggattttttttttgacaaaataaaattgacattgtacTACTAAATGACTATAaactaatgttttgtttttttatttttatattttacacagctacctgcaaaaaaaaacatgtcctTACAGCCTTTAACTGCGGTGAATTGTGGCAGCCTTGTGCAACCAGGTTTCTCCTTACTAGACTTGGAGGGTGATGTTTACCTCTTTGGACAAAAAGGCTGGCCAAAACGCTCATGTCCAACTGGGATATTTGGTATACGTATTAAAAAAGGAGAACTTAAACTGCGTGCCATTTCATTTTCCAACAACTCCAGTTATCTTCCTCCCCTCCGATGTCCTGCTATAGCTCACTTCGAGTCTCAAGACAGCAAACCTGAATGTTACCTCATTCATGGCGGCCGAACACCCAACAACGAGCTGTCCTCCAGTCTCTACATGTTGAGCGTAGACAGCAGAGGCTGCAATCGTAAAGTCACATTGCGCTGTGAAGAAAAAGAGCTAGTTGGAGATGTCCCTAGCGCTCGATATGGCCATACCCTCAGCGTGATAAATAGCCGAGGGAAAACCGCCTGCGTTCTGTTTGGTGGCAGGTCTTATATGCCCCCCCACCGAAAGGACGACGCAGAACTGGAACAGTGTAGTAGACTGTCCGCCTCAAGTCTATCTTATTGACCTAGAGTTTGGCTGCTGTACGGCTCACACCCTCCCCGAGCTAACAGATGGCCAGTCATTTCATGTAGCCCTAGCTAGACAGGATTGTGTCTACTTCCTAGGTGGTCACATCCTCAGCTCCGATTGCCGACCATCTCGTTTGATCCGTCTCCATGTGGAGCTTCTTCTTGGAAGCCCGGTCCTTACCTGCACTATTCTTCACGAAGGTCTCACCATTACCAGTGCCATAGCCTCTCCCATTGGCTATCACGAGTACATAATTTTCGGCGGATACCAATCTGAGACTCAAAAGCGCATGGAGTGCACCTACGTTGGCCTGGATGACGTAGGAGTCCATATAGAGCCCCGCGAACCTCCACAGTGGACCAGCGAGATCAGCCACAGCCGTACTTGGTTTGGTGGCAGCTTGGGAAAAGCAACTGCTTTAGTTGCAATTCCTTCAGAAGGAAACCCAACCCCGCCAGAAGCCTACCATTTCTACCAAGTGAGCTTCCAGAAGGAACAAGATGGAGAAGCTACGGCACAGGGATGCAGCCAGGAGTCGACTGATTTCGAGGACTCTGCACCTTTGGAAGACTCTGAGGAGTTGTACTTTGGCCGAGAGCCTCACGAGCTGGAGTATAGCAGCGATGTAGAGGGTG
This window contains:
- the rag2 gene encoding LOW QUALITY PROTEIN: V(D)J recombination-activating protein 2 (The sequence of the model RefSeq protein was modified relative to this genomic sequence to represent the inferred CDS: deleted 1 base in 1 codon) translates to MSLQPLTAVNCGSLVQPGFSLLDLEGDVYLFGQKGWPKRSCPTGIFGIRIKKGELKLRAISFSNNSSYLPPLRCPAIAHFESQDSKPECYLIHGGRTPNNELSSSLYMLSVDSRGCNRKVTLRCEEKELVGDVPSARYGHTLSVINSRGKTACVLFGGRSYMPPTERTTQNWNSVVDCPPQVYLIDLEFGCCTAHTLPELTDGQSFHVALARQDCVYFLGGHILSSDCRPSRLIRLHVELLLGSPVLTCTILHEGLTITSAIASPIGYHEYIIFGGYQSETQKRMECTYVGLDDVGVHIEPREPPQWTSEISHSRTWFGGSLGKATALVAIPSEGNPTPPEAYHFYQVSFQKEQDGEATAQGCSQESTDFEDSAPLEDSEELYFGREPHELEYSSDVEGDTYNEEDEEDESQTGYWIKCCLSCQVDPNIWEPYYSTELTRPAMIFCSRGEGGHWVHAQCMELPEGLLLQLSQDNSKYFCLDHGGLPKQEMTPPKQMLPVKRVPMKMTHRKAPVSLKMTPAKKTFLRRLFD